The Raphanus sativus cultivar WK10039 chromosome 2, ASM80110v3, whole genome shotgun sequence genome includes a region encoding these proteins:
- the LOC108843496 gene encoding probable protein phosphatase 2C 46, giving the protein MLATLMKLLSACLWPSSSSSSSSSDSAGRQDGLLWYKDSGQHLLGEFSMAVVQANNLLEDQSQVESGPLSTLDSSGPYGTFVGVYDGHGGPETSRFVNDHLFQHLKRFAAEEASMSMDVIRKAYEATEEGFLGVVTKQWPVKPQIAAVGSCCLVGVICGGKLYIANVGDSRAVLGRAVRATGEVIALQLSAEHNVSIESVRQEMHSLHPDDSHIVVLKHNVWRVKGLIQISRSIGDVYLKKPEFNREPLYTKYRLREPMKRPILSGEPSITEHELQPHDQFLIFASDGLWEQMSNQEAVDIVQNHPRNGIARRLVKMALQAAAKKREMRYTDLKKIERGVRRHFHDDITVVVIFLDTSVVSSAKGPSLSIRGGGMTFPKKL; this is encoded by the exons ATGTTAGCTACGTTAATGAAACTTCTGAGTGCTTGTCTGTGgccttcttcctcctcctcctcttcctcctctgatTCAGCAGGGAGACAAGATGGGTTGCTCTGGTACAAAGACTCTGGTCAGCACCTACTCGGCGAGTTCTCAATGGCGGTTGTTCAGGCCAACAATCTGCTCGAGGATCAGAGCCAAGTCGAGTCTGGCCCTTTGAGCACGCTTGATTCTTCTGGTCCTTACGGAACTTTCGTTGGAGTATACGACGGTCATGGCGGCCCTGAGACTTCACGCTTTGTTAATGATCATCTCTTTCAGCATTTAAAGA GATTTGCAGCAGAGGAAGCGTCTATGTCGATGGATGTAATAAGAAAGGCTTACGAGGCGACGGAAGAAGGGTTTCTAGGGGTTGTGACGAAGCAGTGGCCTGTGAAGCCACAGATTGCAGCTGTTGGGTCTTGCTGCTTGGTGGGTGTTATATGCGGAGGGAAGCTCTACATCGCTAACGTTGGGGATTCCCGTGCGGTTCTTGGAAGGGCTGTGAGGGCGACAGGTGAGGTTATTGCGCTTCAGCTCTCAGCGGAACATAACGTGAGCATAGAGAGTGTTAGACAGGAGATGCACTCCTTGCATCCGGATGACTCTCATATTGTTGTGTTGAAGCATAATGTGTGGCGCGTTAAAGGACTCATTCAG ATATCTAGATCCATAGGCGACGTGTATCTTAAGAAACCGGAGTTCAACAGGGAACCACTGTACACAAAGTATAGACTCCGGGAGCCGATGAAAAGGCCGATCTTGAGTGGGGAACCGTCGATAACAGAGCATGAGCTCCAACCGCATGATCAGTTTCTGATATTTGCTTCAGACGGTCTATGGGAACAGATGAGCAACCAAGAAGCTGTTGACATCGTTCAGAACCACCCACGAAAC GGGATAGCGCGTAGACTGGTGAAGATGGCACTGCAAGCTGCAGcgaagaagagagagatgagatatACTGATCTGAAGAAGATAGAGAGAGGCGTGAGGAGGCATTTCCACGATGACATCACTGTGGTGGTCATCTTCCTTGATACCAGTGTAGTGAGCTCTGCCAAAGGACCTTCTCTTTCTATCCGAGGCGGCGGTATGACTTTCCCCAAGAAACTCTAA
- the LOC108818965 gene encoding probable protein phosphatase 2C 47, protein MASLTEVSPMIGDDKAAHLSSSGKPPRDLSAMRNCNSTAWLIDSEGDERYGPEGDNSIFKPVFRSGSWSDKGPKRSMEDEFICVDDLTEHIGSSSSSTGAFYGVFDGHGGIDAASFTKKNLLKLVTQDKHFPTNTKKATRSAFVKTDHALADAPSLDRSSGTTALTALILDKTMLIANAGDSRAVLGKRGRAIELSKDHKPNCTSEKLRIEKLGGVIYDGYLNGQLSVARALGDWHIKGTKGSLCPLSCEPELEEVVLSEEDEFLILGCDGVWDVMSSQCAVTMVRRELMQHNDPEKCSQALVKEALQRNSCDNLTAVVVCFSKEPPPRIEIPKSNRRRSISAEGLDLLKGIFNDM, encoded by the exons ATGGCATCGTTGACGGAAGTTTCGCCGATGATCGGAGATGACAAAGCGGCACACCTGAGCTCCTCCGGGAAGCCTCCAAGGGACCTCTCCGCAATGCGCAATTGCAACAGCACTGCTTGGTTGATCGATTCC GAAGGAGACGAGAGATATGGTCCGGAAGGAGACAACTCTATATTCAAACCTGTGTTCAGATCTGGAAGCTGGTCGGATAAAGGACCGAAACGGTCCATGGAAGACGAGTTCATCTGCGTGGATGATCTCACAGAACATAtcggatcatcatcatcatccaccgGAGCTTTCTATGGg GTGTTTGATGGACACGGAGGAATTGACGCTGCATCATTCACAAAGAAGAACCTTCTGAAGCTTGTAACGCAAGACAAACACTTCCCAACCAACACCAAGAAGGCGACGAGGAGTGCCTTCGTCAAGACGGATCACGCTTTAGCTGACGCTCCTTCTCTCGACAGATCCTCAGGCACAACCGCGCTCACCGCCCTCATCCTAGACAAAACCATGCTCATCGCAAACGCCGGTGACTCCAGAGCCGTGCTAGGGAAACGAGGCAGAGCCATTGAGCTATCCAAGGACCACAAACCCAACTGCACTTCCGAGAAGCTACGCATTGAGAAGCTTGGAGGTGTTATCTACGACGGATACCTTAACGGGCAGCTCTCGGTGGCTCGAGCGTTAGGAGATTGGCATATTAAGGGAACCAAAGGGTCGCTCTGTCCGCTCAGCTGCGAGCCTGAGCTGGAGGAGGTCGTGCTTAGTGAGGAAGATGAGTTTCTTATATTGGGGTGTGATGGAGTGTGGGATGTGATGAGTAGCCAGTGTGCGGTGACGATGGTGAGGAGGGAGTTGATGCAGCATAACGACCCTGAGAAATGCTCTCAGGCTCTGGTCAAGGAAGCGTTACAACGCAACAGCTGCGATAATCTTACTGCAGTGGTTGTCTGTTTCTCTAAGGAACCGCCTCCGAGGATAGAGATACCTAAGTCGAATAGGAGGAGGAGCATCTCTGCCGAGGGGTTGGATCTCCTGAAAGGCATTTTTAATGATATGTGA
- the LOC108823394 gene encoding protein STRICTOSIDINE SYNTHASE-LIKE 6 encodes MPLFFFSLRFLFLSAIIPLLASIVLYRFDTFDPALLPSDALVYSTDSISPLINDQLLTGAEFIGAGLLNSPEDIAYHRDSGLIYTGCVDGWVKRVKALESVNDSVVEDWVNTGGRPLGIAFGLHGEVIVADAYKGLLNISDDGKKTELLTDEAEGVKFKLTDAVAVRDNGVLYFTDASYKYNLHHFAFDLWEGKPHGRLMSFDPITRTTRVLLRYRYFSNGISMSADQTHLVFCETPLRRCSKYYINEERVEVFIQSLPGYPDNIRYDGDGHYWIAMPSGVTMLWKLSFRYPFIRKLQGLAAKYGFDTMIFENAGVLQVDLDGKPIALYHDSKHSHVTSGVKIGKYLYCGNLVYSHILRLDLLKYPAQKRL; translated from the exons AtgcctctcttcttcttctccctacGTTTTCTCTTCTTATCCGCCATCATTCCCCTCCTCGCCTCCATCGTTCTCTACCGGTTCGACACGTTCGACCCAGCTCTTCTTCCTTCCGACGCACTAGTCTACTCAACTGACTCTATTTCACCGCTTATCAACGACCAGCTTCTAACCGGAGCTGAGTTTATCGGTGCTGGGCTTCTCAACAGCCCCGAGGATATCGCCTACCACAGAGACTCGGGCCTCATCTATACTGGCTGTGTTGATGGATGGGTGAAACGAGTCAAGGCTCTAGAGTCAGTTAATGACTCTGTAGTAGAGGACTGGGTCAATACCGGCGGTAGACCACTCGGCATCGCTTTTGGACTACACGGTGAAGTCATTGTAGCAGACGCATACAAG GGATTGTTGAATATAAGCGATGACGGGAAGAAGACGGAATTGTTGACGGATGAAGCGGAAGGAGTGAAGTTCAAGCTCACCGATGCAGTCGCCGTTAGAGATAACGGCGTTTTGTATTTCACAGATGCTTCTTACAAATACAACCTCCATCACTTTGCGTTTGATTTATGGGAAGGCAAACCACATGGCCGACTCATGAGCTTTGACCCCATTACACGAACCACACGTGTCCTACTTAGATACCGTTACTTCTCTAACGGTATCTCTATGTCTGCTGACCAAACCCATCTCGTCTTCTGCGAAACTCCCTT AAGAAGATGCAGCAAGTATTACATCAATGAGGAGCGTGTGGAGGTGTTTATTCAAAGCTTACCTGGTTATCCGGATAACATCCGGTACGACGGAGATGGACATTATTGGATTGCGATGCCTTCG GGAGTAACGATGTTGTGGAAGCTCTCGTTTAGATACCCTTTCATAAGGAAACTCCAAGGCCTGGCGGCTAAGTATGGCTTTGACACCATGATTTTTGAGAATGCTGGCGTTTTGCAGGTGGATCTGGATGGGAAGCCCATCGCGTTGTACCATGATTCTAAACACTCTCACGTGACCAGTGGAGTAAAGATTGGGAAATATCTATATTGTGGGAATCTTGTGTATTCACACATACTCCGACTCGATCTCCTCAAGTATCCTGCACAAAAGAGGCTTTGA
- the LOC108823401 gene encoding LOW QUALITY PROTEIN: protein STRICTOSIDINE SYNTHASE-LIKE 5 (The sequence of the model RefSeq protein was modified relative to this genomic sequence to represent the inferred CDS: substituted 1 base at 1 genomic stop codon), which produces MIQRFAESTVDICIPNMVQTSNRGTSFNLKKFGVVHHLSTNPFSMPLLFFSRRFLIFSTVIPFLASIALYRLDTFDPSPLPADSLVYSTTSIPPLVNDKLLTGAEFIGVGLLNKPEDIAYDRDSGLIYTGCVDGWVKRVKALDXANDSVVEDWVNTGGRPLGLAFGLHGEVIVADAYKGLLNISNGGKKTELLTDEAEGVRFNLTDAVAVGDNGVLYFTDASYKYGYSQSSFDFLEGKPHGRLMSFDPTTRTTRVLLKNLYFANGVSMSPDQTHLIFCETPIRRCSKYYINEERVEVFIQSLPGYPDNIRYDGDGHYWIALPYTDGVTTLRKLSMRYPLLRKVIAMAAKWGFNLMFAEDAGVLQVDLDGKPIALYHDRKITHLTTGVKIGDYLYCGSLLHSRILRLHLLKYPAQKSI; this is translated from the exons ATGATACAAAGATTCGCCGAGTCAACGGTTGACATCTGCATACCAAACATGGTTCAAACTTCAAATCGTGGTACGTCTTTCAACTTAAAAAAGTTTGGAGTTGTTCACCATCTTTCCACAAACCCTTTCTCGATgcctcttctcttcttctcacgTCGTTTTCTCATTTTCTCCACCGTTATCCCCTTCCTAGCATCCATCGCTCTTTACCGGCTCGACACATTCGACCCATCTCCACTTCCCGCCGATTCACTCGTCTACTCTACTACTTCCATCCCTCCCCTTGTCAACGACAAACTTCTCACCGGCGCTGAGTTTATCGGCGTCGGTCTTCTCAACAAGCCCGAGGATATCGCCTACGATAGAGACTCAGGTCTTATCTATACTGGCTGTGTCGATGGATGGGTGAAACGAGTGAAGGCTCTTGATTAAGCTAATGACTCCGTCGTAGAGGACTGGGTCAATACTGGCGGTAGACCACTTGGCCTCGCTTTTGGACTACATGGAGAAGTCATCGTCGCAGACGCATACAAG GGGCTGTTGAACATAAGCAATGGCGGAAAGAAGACGGAGTTGTTGACGGATGAAGCGGAAGGAGTGAGATTTAATCTCACCGATGCAGTCGCCGTTGGAGATAACGGCGTTTTGTATTTCACAGATGCTTCTTACAAGTACGGCTACAGTCAATCAAGCTTTGACTTTTTGGAAGGCAAACCGCATGGTCGACTCATGAGCTTTGACCCGACAACAAGAACAACTCGTGtccttttaaaaaatctttactTCGCTAATGGCGTGTCTATGTCTCCCGACCAAACTCATCTGATCTTTTGCGAAACTCCCat AAGAAGATGCAGCAAGTATTACATCAATGAGGAGCGTGTGGAGGTATTTATTCAAAGCTTACCCGGTTATCCGGATAATATTCGGTACGATGGAGATGGACATTACTGGATCGCACTGCCGTATACTGAT GGAGTAACAACGTTGCGGAAACTGTCGATGAGGTATCCACTCTTGAGGAAAGTCATAGCCATGGCGGCTAAGTGGGGCTTCAATCTTATGTTTGCGGAGGATGCTGGCGTTTTACAGGTGGATTTGGATGGGAAGCCCATTGCATTATACCATGATCGTAAAATTACTCATTTAACTACAGGAGTCAAGATTGGGGATTATCTCTATTGTGGGAGTCTCTTGCATTCACGCATACTCCGACTCCATCTCCTAAAGTATCCGGCACAGAAGAGCATTTGA
- the LOC108829273 gene encoding protein S-acyltransferase 10: MGVWCPVLGSRDRLLLNLPCLSDPVRRSSLFLKLALVALHLFFIGFLLVCDDEFIEKTKLHPWYMSSYLFLFCVTLLQYFVTSGSSPGYVIDAMRDVDETNAMYRNAPTTTSFEGNNMLPEKSGSAVITMEGESASSGRRAPTYWGRMVLDLYPPGTSLRALTCGYCHVEQPPRAKHCHDCDRCVIQFDHHCVWLGTCVGKKNHCKFWWYICEESALCIWTLIMYIDYLSNVAKPWWKNAIIILLLVILVISLIFVLLLLLFHSYLILTNQSTYELVRRKRIPYMRNFPERVHPFSRGIKRNLYNVCCGNDSLDSLPTAYELEDRSRSSSYTCLDILKCRCC; the protein is encoded by the exons ATGGGGGTTTGGTGCCCTGTTCTTGGAAGCAGGGACCGTCTTCTCCTCAACCTTCCTTGCCTCTCTGATCCTG TTcgaagatcttctctgtttcttaAATTGGCACTAGTAGCTCTCCACCTCTTCTTCATCGGCTTCCTTCTCGTTTGCGATGATGAATTCATCGAGAAAACTAAGCTACATCCATG GTATATGTCCTCTTACTTGTTCTTGTTCTGTGTCACACTTCTCCAGTACTTCGTCACTTCTGGCTCTTCACCTGG GTATGTTATTGATGCAATGAGGGATGTTGACGAGACTAATGCAATGTACAGAAACGCACCTACCACCACATCATT CGAAGGCAACAACATGCTTCCAGAAAAAAGTGGGAGCGCAGTTATTACTATGGAAGGCGAATCAGCCTCAAGTGGCAGAAGGGCTCCGACTTACTGGGGGAGGATGGTTCTGGACTTGTACCCTCCAGGTACATCCTTAAG AGCTTTGACATGCGGCTATTGTCATGTGGAGCAG CCTCCACGAGCCAAACATTGTCATGACTGTGATCGATGTGTTATTCAGTTTGATCATCACTGTGTTTGGTTGGGAACATGTGTAGGAAAGAAAAACCATTGTAAATTCTG GTGGTACATCTGTGAAGAGAGTGCTCTATGCATCTGGACACTCATCATGTACATTGACTACCTTAGTAACGTAGCCAAGCCTTG GTGGAAGAATGCAATTATCATACTTCTGCTTGTCATATTGGTGATCTCCTTGATATTTGTGCTGCTTCTTTTGCTATTTCACag CTACCTCATTCTTACGAATCAAAGCACTTATGAACTCGTGAGGCGAAAACGTATTCCATACATGAG GAATTTTCCGGAGCGAGTACATCCTTTTAGCAGAGGAATCAAGAGGAATCTATACAACGTCTGTTGCGGCAACGATTCTCTAGACTCGTTGCCCACTGCCTACGAACTGGAGGATAGATCAAGATCCTCCTCCTACACTTGCTTAGATATCTTGAAATGTCGTTGTTGCTAA
- the LOC108818955 gene encoding phosphoinositide phosphatase SAC7: MEAAESRNKLHSRLRLWEFPDQYVIEPADGSGAPCLDISRVDASMKLIDKVSACDSLRVPKIHPISGVVGMLKLLAGSYLVVVTESERAGSFLGHPIFKITSLKVLPCDHSLKNSPEEQKKMETEFSRLLSVAEKTTGLYFSYEVNLTLSSQRLHDLGAESKSLPLWRQAEPRFLWNNYMLEVLIDNKLDQFLLPVIQGSFNSFETAIGKDIVDITLIARRCTRRNGTRMWRRGADPDGYVANFVETEQIVQMNGYSSSFVQVRGSMPFMWEQIVDLTYKPKFEIVQPEEATRIAERHFLDLRKKYGSVLAVDLVNKHGGEGRLSEKFASIMQHITGDEIRYLHFDFHRICGHIHFERLSILYEQIEGFLEQNGYFLVNEKSDKMKEQLGVVRTNCIDCLDRTNVTQSMIGRKMLELQLKRIGAFGAEETISSHLNFDERYKILWANHGDDVSIQYSGTPALKGDFVRYGHRTTQGVLKDGWSSLVRYYLNNFADGTKQDAIDLLQGHYIVAMSRDMAPVPQKGGLEAVANFPVALAVVLFSFWFATISLRQAGSDYKHKHLFFTLLWTGICVGVAALVRANGRIFCNRPRLHKPRG; this comes from the exons ATGGAGGCAGCCGAATCTAGGAACAAATTGCATTCTCGTTTACGACTATGGGAGTTTCCCGATCAGTACGTGATCGAGCCAGCTGATGGCTCCGGCGCTCCTTGTTTGGATATCAGCCGCGTCGATGCTTCCATGAAGCTCATCG ATAAAGTCTCGGCATGCGATTCCTTGCGCGTTCCTAAAATCCATCCCATATCTGGTGTGGTTGGGATGTTGAAGCTTCTTGCAG GATCGTACCTGGTGGTTGTGACAGAGAGTGAGCGGGCTGGGTCGTTTCTAGGCCATCctattttcaaaataacatCGTTGAAGGTTCTTCCTTGTGATCATTCACTTAAGAACTCGCCTGAAGAACAGAAGAAGATGGAGACTGAGTTCTCCAGGCTGCTTAGTGTCGCTGAAAAGACTACTGGTCTCTATTTCTCTTATGAAGTTAACTTGACTCTGAG TTCACAACGCTTGCATGATTTGGGTGCTGAGTCTAAGTCGCTACCTCTGTGGAGACAG GCTGAGCCGAGGTTTCTTTGGAACAATTACATGTTGGAAGTTCTTATCGATAATAAG CTTGATCAATTCTTGCTTCCAGTAATTCAAGGGA GTTTCAATAGTTTCGAAACAGCTATTGGAAAAGATATTGTTGACATTACTCTGATTGCAAGAAGATGCACTCGGAGAAACG GTACGCGTATGTGGCGAAGAGGAGCTGATCCTGATGGCTACGTTGCTAATTTTGTGGAGACTGAGCAAATTGTACAGATGAACGGATATTCGTCATCATTTGTTCAG GTCAGAGGATCCATGCCTTTTATGTGGGAGCAAATTGTAGATCTGACTTACAAGCCCAAGTTTGAGATTGTCCAACCTGAAGAAGCT ACGCGGATAGCTGAGCGTCACTTTTTGGACCTAAGGAAAAAATATGGATCAGTATTGGCAGTTGATCTTGTTAATAAG CATGGAGGTGAGGGACGCTTAAGTGAGAAGTTTGCTAGTATTATGCAGCACATTACTGGGGATGAAATAAG ATACCTGCACTTCGATTTCCACCGCATCTGTGGGCATATTCATTTTGAGCGCTTATCAATTCTGTACGAGCAGATTGAGGGTTTTCTTGAACAAAATGG GTACTTTCTGGTAAATGAAAAGAGTGATAAAATGAAGGAACAGCTTGGTGTTGTCCGAACAAACTGCATAGATTGCTTAGACCGTACAAATGTCACCCAG AGCATGATTGGTCGAAAGATGTTAGAACTTCAACTCAAAAGGATCGGTGCTTTTGGCGCTGAAGAAACCATAAGCTCGCATCTCAATTTTGATGAACGCTATAAAATAT TATGGGCTAATCACGGTGATGACGTTAGTATTCAATACTCTGGTACTCCTGCTCTTAAAGGTGATTTCGTCAG GTATGGGCATCGGACTACCCAAGGTGTCCTTAAAGATGGTTGGAGTTCTCTTGTACGCTATTACCTGAATAACTTTGCTGATGGAACTAAACAG GATGCGATTGATCTCCTGCAAGGGCACTACATAGTTGCTATGAGCAGAGACATGGCTCCTGTGCCTCAAAAGGGAGGCCTCGAGGCCGTAGCC AACTTCCCAGTTGCATTGGCTGTGGTTCTGTTCAGTTTCTGGTTTGCAACAATATCTCTAAGACAAG CTGGGAGTGATTATAAGCATAAGCACTTATTCTTCACGCTCCTTTGGACGGGTATCTGTGTGGGCGTCGCAGCACTGGTTAGGGCCAATGGCCGGATCTTCTGCAACCGGCCTCGTCTCCACAAGCCCAGAGGCTga
- the LOC108829281 gene encoding uncharacterized protein LOC108829281, with product MSASYHVRSCSLPARPHSNGLNHIQLLLKKLPTDNNNNNNSLSLLSQLYDSVSHLFNESPSSLLLPHHSFFSHLLDLSLVHLDLCSKLRDITCRIKESLRDLRSAFRRRRYGGDSTIRRHVNSFIRSRKAVHKDLAKLLLLLKQADHSYSGPAHHLITLLRQVCSQTCLSFRTVLLSLSTSVPKPRPSKWALVTKLVIKNVTNTGDQVETGRRNEYQLMDEELQRFCSAKEIKKERIKSLNTSLDKVDIVVEDLEETLESLYRRMIKARVSLLNIVSLHI from the coding sequence ATGTCTGCCTCCTACCATGTTAGATCTTGTAGCTTACCAGCTCGGCCACACTCAAATGGTCTCAACCATATCCAACTCCTCCTCAAGAAGCTACCTAccgataataataataataacaacagCCTCTCACTTCTCTCACAGCTCTATGACTCTGTCTCTCATCTCTTCAACGAATCACCTTCTTCATTACTACTCCCTCATCACTCTTTCTTCTCTCATCTTCTTGATCTCTCCCTTGTACACCTTGACTTGTGTTCCAAGCTAAGAGACATCACTTGCCGCATAAAGGAGTCTCTCCGTGACCTCCGTTCAGCTTTCAGACGGAGGAGATACGGTGGAGATTCTACCATCCGCCGCCACGTTAATTCCTTTATCCGATCTAGGAAAGCCGTTCACAAGGATCTTGCTAAGCTGCTTTTGTTGCTTAAACAAGCCGATCACTCCTACTCAGGGCCAGCTCATCATTTGATCACACTGCTCCGACAAGTTTGTTCACAAACATGCCTTTCCTTTAGAACAGTCCTGTTGTCGTTATCCACATCAGTACCTAAGCCAAGACCTTCCAAGTGGGCTTTGGTTACCAAACTGGTGATCAAGAACGTTACCAATACAGGCGATCAAGTTGAGACCGGACGAAGAAACGAGTACCAGTTGATGGACGAAGAACTACAAAGATTCTGCTCGGCGAAAGAGATAAAGAAGGAAAGAATCAAGTCTTTGAACACAAGCTTAGATAAGGTAGATATTGTAGTTGAAGATCTGGAGGAGACGCTTGAAAGCTTGTACAGGCGTATGATCAAAGCTAGAGTCTCTCTTTTGAACATAGTCTCTTTgcatatatga